A portion of the Selenihalanaerobacter shriftii genome contains these proteins:
- the ltaE gene encoding low-specificity L-threonine aldolase has product MQVVDLRSDTITKPTLKMREVMAQAEVGDDVYGEDPTVNRLENMAAELVGKEAALFVPSGTMGNQLAVMTHTQPGDEIILGQESHIFYYEVGGFAKLSGVQARTLDDSIGIFSGDDLKSVIRDDNIHYPKTGLICLENTHNRAGGVAITKEKTDMICKVAQKNNIPIHLDGARLFNAVIQLDIEVKELVKNVDSVMFCLSKGLAAPVGSILAGSKEFIEQARKNRKMLGGGMRQSGIIAAAGLIALDERVEELQVDHDLANRLAKGIKEAGLKAIDIKEVNTNFVILEVDEDVYTTDEVLEILAEHGVKMTYFGSGLIRAVTHKDLSVGDIDYVIEVMNGELLV; this is encoded by the coding sequence ATGCAAGTAGTCGATTTAAGAAGTGATACTATTACTAAACCAACACTTAAAATGCGGGAGGTTATGGCTCAAGCTGAAGTAGGAGATGACGTTTATGGAGAAGATCCTACAGTTAATCGATTAGAGAATATGGCTGCTGAATTGGTAGGTAAGGAAGCAGCATTATTTGTACCAAGTGGAACCATGGGAAATCAGTTAGCGGTGATGACTCATACCCAACCTGGTGATGAGATTATTTTAGGTCAAGAGTCTCATATTTTTTATTATGAAGTAGGAGGTTTTGCTAAATTATCAGGTGTACAAGCTAGAACTCTTGATGATAGTATAGGTATTTTTTCAGGGGATGATTTAAAAAGTGTTATTAGAGATGATAATATTCATTATCCTAAGACAGGACTAATCTGTTTAGAAAATACTCACAATCGGGCCGGTGGAGTTGCTATTACTAAAGAAAAGACAGATATGATTTGTAAAGTTGCTCAAAAGAATAATATTCCTATTCATCTAGATGGAGCGAGATTATTTAATGCTGTGATTCAGTTAGATATAGAAGTTAAAGAGCTAGTTAAAAATGTTGATTCAGTGATGTTTTGTCTTTCTAAAGGATTAGCAGCACCAGTTGGTTCTATTTTGGCTGGTTCTAAAGAATTTATAGAGCAAGCTAGAAAGAATAGAAAGATGCTAGGGGGCGGAATGAGACAATCTGGAATTATAGCAGCGGCTGGTTTAATTGCTTTAGATGAGAGGGTAGAAGAATTGCAGGTTGATCATGACTTAGCTAATAGATTAGCTAAGGGAATTAAAGAAGCTGGTTTAAAAGCGATAGATATTAAAGAAGTAAATACTAATTTTGTAATTTTAGAGGTTGATGAAGATGTATATACTACTGATGAGGTCTTAGAGATATTAGCGGAGCATGGAGTAAAGATGACTTATTTCGGTTCTGGATTAATTAGAGCAGTAACTCATAAAGATTTATCTGTTGGAGATATAGACTATGTCATTGAGGTAATGAATGGTGAGTTATTAGTGTGA
- a CDS encoding DMT family transporter, giving the protein MRRYEEVSTKKRVKADLSLLFVVVVWGTTFAVMKDVFNTITPFYFLTLRFSFAALFLGVIFYKRLKKLDFATLKSGMLAGIFLFGGYAFQVTGLKLTTASKAGFITGLAVILVPIFSALIFKKMPSMMTWLGVILATIGLGLLTFNGEFIFNKGDLLVLSCAVSLALHILLVDKYVESKDSILLAIVQVGMVAILSIISAGLEGSFVAVSDMSIWISIIYMGILGTALAFVIQNKAQTFTTPTRTAIIFSMEPVVGAIFAYLYLGEMISINGYWGGALIVFGMLLAEIKFGNLKGLFEEITEV; this is encoded by the coding sequence ATGAGAAGATATGAAGAAGTGTCAACAAAAAAGAGAGTTAAGGCAGATTTATCTCTATTATTTGTTGTAGTGGTTTGGGGGACTACTTTTGCAGTTATGAAGGATGTATTTAATACTATAACTCCTTTTTATTTTTTGACTTTAAGATTTAGTTTTGCTGCCTTATTTCTAGGTGTTATCTTTTACAAACGGTTAAAAAAATTAGATTTTGCAACATTAAAATCTGGAATGTTAGCTGGAATATTCTTATTTGGAGGATATGCCTTTCAAGTTACTGGATTGAAGCTAACAACAGCTTCTAAAGCGGGATTCATTACTGGATTAGCAGTAATTTTAGTTCCAATTTTTTCTGCTTTAATTTTTAAAAAGATGCCGTCAATGATGACGTGGTTAGGAGTGATTTTAGCTACTATAGGCTTAGGATTATTAACATTTAATGGTGAATTTATTTTTAATAAAGGTGACTTATTGGTATTAAGCTGTGCAGTATCCTTAGCATTACACATATTATTAGTTGATAAGTATGTTGAGAGTAAGGATTCGATTCTGTTAGCTATTGTTCAGGTTGGTATGGTGGCTATTTTAAGTATTATTAGTGCTGGGTTAGAAGGAAGCTTTGTAGCTGTGTCAGATATGAGTATCTGGATTAGTATAATCTATATGGGAATTTTAGGTACAGCTTTAGCATTTGTGATTCAAAATAAAGCTCAGACATTTACTACTCCAACTAGAACTGCAATAATATTCTCAATGGAACCTGTTGTTGGAGCAATATTTGCTTATCTATATTTAGGTGAGATGATATCTATTAACGGTTATTGGGGCGGTGCATTAATAGTATTCGGTATGTTATTAGCAGAAATTAAGTTTGGTAACCTTAAAGGTTTATTTGAAGAGATTACAGAAGTATAA
- a CDS encoding nucleoside recognition domain-containing protein, with translation MPWNQIINEIITGSIGTIKKLILIIFPLMLSLEIGKDLGILDKVSDLFAPVVKIFKLPAEMSLPLLVGQIFGLAYGAGVIIQTVEDEQVPKGKLLIMAVFLIVCHAVVEDTLLFVAIGGNGAIILGTRLILAVVITYFYSRVAVEEEVVTRA, from the coding sequence ATGCCCTGGAATCAAATCATAAATGAGATTATAACAGGAAGTATAGGAACAATTAAGAAGCTTATTCTAATTATCTTTCCATTAATGTTATCATTAGAGATAGGTAAAGATTTAGGGATTTTAGATAAAGTGTCTGATTTGTTTGCTCCAGTAGTTAAGATTTTTAAGTTACCTGCAGAGATGAGTCTGCCTTTATTAGTAGGGCAGATTTTTGGACTAGCTTATGGGGCTGGTGTAATTATTCAAACAGTAGAGGATGAACAAGTACCTAAGGGTAAGTTATTAATTATGGCAGTCTTTTTAATTGTTTGTCATGCTGTAGTTGAAGATACATTATTATTTGTTGCCATCGGAGGTAATGGTGCAATTATATTAGGGACTAGATTGATTTTGGCAGTAGTAATTACCTATTTTTATAGTAGAGTAGCAGTTGAAGAAGAAGTAGTTACTAGAGCATAA
- a CDS encoding nucleoside recognition domain-containing protein translates to MLQVNTIKRGLQKGLNTFITLIKIIIPVYALVTVLKYTSLMQILSTWMAPMMGYLGLPGEAIMVLVSGYFLNIYAAIAVMTSLDLAPRAITILGTMIGLSHSLVIETAIIKQLKIKTTLLVILRVILSLVAGFILNILL, encoded by the coding sequence ATGCTGCAAGTTAATACTATAAAACGAGGCTTACAAAAAGGATTAAATACATTTATTACTTTAATTAAAATTATTATTCCGGTTTATGCATTAGTAACAGTCTTAAAGTATACTTCATTAATGCAGATACTCTCCACCTGGATGGCACCAATGATGGGGTATTTAGGATTGCCTGGGGAAGCTATCATGGTTTTAGTAAGTGGTTATTTTTTAAATATATATGCTGCTATTGCGGTAATGACTAGTCTTGATTTAGCACCGCGGGCAATAACAATTTTAGGTACTATGATAGGTTTATCTCATAGCTTAGTTATTGAAACAGCAATTATTAAACAGCTCAAGATTAAGACTACATTATTGGTTATTTTGAGAGTTATTCTTTCTTTAGTTGCCGGATTTATACTTAATATATTATTGTAA
- the feoB gene encoding ferrous iron transport protein B, translated as MSRHCHEVINDLEVSEDAKKIVLAGNPNVGKSIFFNELTGIYVDVSNFPGTTLDISYGRYQDDVVIDTPGVYGVSSFNDEEIVARDVIIEADVVLNVVDAVHLERDLFLTQQIIDMGIPVVVALNMMDEAENNGLEIDVDKLESTLGVPVVATVAPKGIGLDEVKAAIPKARVGNTSRKLQRKVKRIKRKVDTRPEALLILEEDPQIAQRHGLAVSGDRENIYKKRRQQVNKIIDQVVIRKLGHNSFKSTLGRWMVKPITGIPLLLAVLYIMYQGVGVFIAQTVVEFTEGIIFAGIYEPFIRKLITNVISINSFLGTILIGEFGILTMTITYTFGLLLPLVTGFYFFLSLMEDSGYLPRVAALVDRVLNKLGLNGRGIIPIILGFGCVTMATITTRLLGSKRERIIATFLLGLAIPCSAQIGVIVGLIVPLGTKYLLAYVSIIFIVFVLAGTMLNKLLPGESTDLLIDLPPLRLPRLGNVFTKTLNKARMFVEEAGPIFALGALVISIMKWQGWLIAIQNFVAPIITGWLKLPKEAAVPFIMGIVRRDFGAAGLTDLALSAPQTLVSLITITLFVPCIAAMLIIFKERSWKEALLIWLSSWIVAFTVGGLLAQVII; from the coding sequence ATGTCTAGACATTGTCATGAAGTGATTAATGACCTTGAAGTTTCAGAAGATGCTAAAAAAATAGTTTTAGCTGGGAACCCGAATGTTGGTAAATCGATTTTCTTTAATGAATTAACAGGGATCTATGTAGATGTATCTAATTTTCCTGGTACTACTCTAGATATTAGTTATGGCAGGTATCAAGATGATGTAGTAATTGACACTCCTGGTGTTTATGGAGTTTCTTCTTTTAATGATGAAGAGATTGTAGCTAGGGATGTAATTATTGAAGCTGATGTAGTTTTAAATGTTGTTGATGCGGTCCATTTAGAGCGAGATCTTTTTTTGACTCAGCAAATTATTGATATGGGAATTCCTGTGGTAGTCGCTTTAAATATGATGGATGAAGCTGAAAATAATGGCTTAGAAATAGATGTTGATAAATTAGAGTCTACGTTAGGTGTCCCAGTAGTTGCAACAGTTGCTCCTAAAGGGATAGGTTTAGATGAAGTTAAAGCTGCTATACCTAAAGCTAGAGTAGGTAATACTAGTCGGAAATTACAACGTAAAGTTAAAAGAATTAAAAGGAAGGTAGACACTAGACCAGAAGCTTTACTAATTTTGGAGGAAGACCCTCAGATAGCCCAAAGGCATGGGTTAGCAGTTTCAGGTGATAGAGAAAATATATATAAGAAACGAAGACAGCAAGTAAATAAAATTATCGACCAAGTAGTTATTAGAAAGTTAGGACATAATTCTTTTAAATCGACTTTAGGAAGATGGATGGTTAAGCCGATTACCGGAATTCCTCTTTTGCTTGCAGTTTTATATATTATGTATCAAGGAGTAGGAGTCTTTATTGCTCAAACAGTAGTAGAGTTTACTGAAGGGATTATCTTTGCTGGTATATATGAGCCATTCATTCGTAAATTAATCACTAATGTTATTTCGATTAATTCTTTTTTAGGTACCATTTTAATTGGGGAATTTGGAATTTTAACTATGACTATTACTTATACTTTTGGTCTCTTACTTCCATTAGTTACTGGGTTTTATTTTTTCTTATCCTTAATGGAGGATTCAGGGTATTTACCAAGGGTAGCAGCATTAGTAGATAGGGTTTTAAATAAATTAGGTTTGAATGGTAGAGGAATAATTCCAATAATTTTGGGTTTTGGTTGTGTTACTATGGCTACGATTACTACTAGATTATTAGGTTCAAAACGAGAGCGGATAATTGCTACCTTTCTTTTAGGATTAGCAATTCCGTGTTCTGCTCAAATTGGAGTTATAGTAGGCCTGATAGTACCATTAGGCACTAAATATTTATTGGCATATGTAAGTATCATTTTTATTGTTTTTGTTTTAGCTGGAACTATGCTTAATAAATTATTACCTGGAGAATCTACAGATTTATTAATTGATTTGCCACCGTTACGTTTGCCGCGGTTAGGTAATGTATTTACTAAAACTCTTAATAAGGCACGTATGTTTGTTGAAGAAGCAGGTCCTATTTTTGCTTTAGGAGCTTTAGTTATAAGCATTATGAAGTGGCAAGGATGGTTAATAGCTATTCAGAATTTTGTAGCTCCAATAATTACTGGATGGTTGAAATTGCCTAAAGAGGCTGCTGTACCTTTCATTATGGGTATTGTTAGACGGGACTTTGGAGCAGCTGGGTTAACTGATTTAGCTTTATCAGCGCCACAAACTTTGGTGTCTTTAATTACTATTACTTTGTTTGTTCCTTGTATAGCAGCTATGTTAATTATTTTTAAAGAAAGAAGTTGGAAAGAAGCACTGTTGATTTGGTTAAGTAGTTGGATTGTTGCTTTTACTGTTGGTGGATTATTAGCTCAAGTTATAATTTAA
- a CDS encoding FeoA family protein produces the protein MTLDKARQGQNIEIVSIPDKIVRAQTMRFGISEGAQVQCHEKVPKGPIILKKNLQEIAVGYNLAKKIKVKLANRRSS, from the coding sequence ATGACCTTAGATAAAGCTCGACAGGGGCAAAATATAGAGATTGTTTCAATTCCAGATAAGATAGTTCGTGCTCAAACTATGCGATTTGGTATTTCTGAAGGTGCTCAAGTTCAATGTCATGAAAAGGTGCCTAAAGGACCTATTATTTTAAAGAAGAACTTACAAGAGATTGCTGTTGGTTACAACTTAGCTAAAAAGATTAAAGTTAAGTTAGCTAATAGAAGGAGCAGTTAA
- a CDS encoding Fur family transcriptional regulator, translating into MTIEVKKVKNKLAANNYKMTSQREIILESMIKNSGQHLSAEEIYTDVKEKDSGIGLATVYRTLELFSDLGVIHQLNFDDNCRRYELDQGGEHHHHLVCSNCGKITEFNDEILEEFEDDIQKEHNFNVTDHRIKFYGYCEDCQ; encoded by the coding sequence ATGACTATTGAAGTTAAAAAGGTTAAGAATAAGTTAGCCGCTAATAATTACAAAATGACTTCACAACGAGAAATCATATTAGAGAGTATGATTAAGAATAGTGGACAACATTTAAGTGCTGAAGAGATATATACTGATGTAAAAGAAAAGGACTCAGGAATTGGGTTAGCAACTGTATATAGAACTCTGGAATTATTTAGTGATTTAGGTGTTATTCATCAATTGAATTTTGATGATAATTGCCGTAGATATGAACTAGACCAAGGTGGGGAACATCACCATCATTTAGTTTGTTCTAATTGCGGTAAAATTACAGAGTTTAATGATGAAATTTTAGAAGAATTTGAGGATGATATACAAAAGGAACATAACTTTAATGTTACTGATCATAGAATTAAATTTTATGGCTATTGTGAAGATTGCCAATAG
- the folK gene encoding 2-amino-4-hydroxy-6-hydroxymethyldihydropteridine diphosphokinase, giving the protein MMEAVYLSLGSNLGDREEYLKEAISKLGQHIQIKVDTVSSVYKTEPVGYTNQDEFLNLVVKIKTSLSPMELLNHIQEVEKNLDRVRDIRWGPRTIDIDIILFGKNKVNSQRLTIPHPRFHERAFVLVPLAELTDDVLYQGKTANQLLDQLTKDKGVKKYPVGV; this is encoded by the coding sequence ATCATGGAAGCAGTTTATCTTAGTTTAGGTTCTAATTTGGGAGATAGAGAAGAGTATTTAAAAGAAGCAATTTCAAAGTTAGGACAACATATACAAATTAAAGTAGATACTGTTTCTTCAGTATATAAAACAGAGCCAGTTGGTTACACAAATCAGGATGAATTTTTAAATTTAGTAGTTAAAATTAAAACGAGTTTATCTCCTATGGAGTTATTAAATCACATTCAAGAGGTAGAAAAGAATTTAGATAGAGTCAGGGATATTAGATGGGGACCTAGAACTATAGACATAGATATTATTTTATTTGGAAAGAACAAAGTTAATTCTCAAAGATTAACAATTCCTCATCCTCGTTTTCATGAAAGAGCCTTTGTTTTAGTACCTTTAGCTGAGTTAACAGATGATGTGCTTTATCAAGGGAAAACAGCAAATCAGCTTTTAGATCAGTTGACAAAAGATAAAGGTGTGAAGAAGTATCCAGTTGGTGTTTAG
- the folB gene encoding dihydroneopterin aldolase: MADYIRLKGLEFYAYHGVLAEEKELGQRFIIDLTLETDLKEAGMTDEVTKTINYAEVYQEVKEIVEDESYDLIETVAEKVANQILDKFVGIERVVIVVKKPEVPIPGVLDWAEVEIERSKK, encoded by the coding sequence GTGGCCGATTATATCAGATTAAAAGGTTTAGAATTTTATGCTTATCATGGTGTATTAGCAGAAGAAAAAGAGTTAGGTCAACGATTCATTATTGATTTAACATTAGAAACTGATTTAAAAGAAGCTGGAATGACTGATGAAGTAACCAAGACGATTAATTATGCTGAAGTTTATCAAGAAGTTAAAGAGATAGTAGAAGATGAATCTTATGACTTAATTGAAACTGTAGCTGAAAAAGTTGCTAATCAAATTTTAGATAAATTTGTTGGTATAGAGAGAGTAGTAATTGTAGTTAAGAAACCAGAAGTACCAATCCCAGGAGTCTTAGATTGGGCAGAGGTTGAGATAGAGAGGAGTAAGAAGTAA
- the folP gene encoding dihydropteroate synthase, protein MQQSARVLEINNQSKFELELEELGTDKAGVKIMAPKSQYRLLKLNNIPLRAALILKQEMLAKGGDAALPRAAGSLKVEETDMILMGTKKVYTKVIKVLRQQPFGLKETADLLIKTLAGYDEQLNSISGDGYEFEFGKRTYVMGILNVTPDSFSDGGSFNRLEKAVEHAKEMVANGVDIIDIGGESTRPGCDPVSLEDELERVIPVIERLSDEVDVPISIDTYKSEVGKVALEAGAHIINDITGFKEDPELAKVAADHDAPVIVMHIQGEPRNMQQNPTYEDLISEVLEYLQESIDIAIEAGVKRKKIIIDPGIGFGKTLDHNLEIMDRLAEFKSLGLPILLGTSRKSMIGNTLDLPVDERVEGTAATVSIGIANGADIIRVHDVKEMNRVAKMTDAMVRR, encoded by the coding sequence GTGCAGCAGTCAGCAAGAGTTTTAGAAATTAATAATCAATCTAAATTTGAGTTAGAATTAGAAGAGTTAGGTACTGATAAAGCTGGAGTTAAAATCATGGCTCCTAAATCTCAGTATCGTTTATTAAAATTAAATAACATTCCTTTGCGAGCAGCTTTGATTTTAAAACAAGAGATGTTAGCAAAAGGAGGAGATGCTGCCCTGCCACGAGCAGCTGGAAGTTTAAAAGTGGAAGAGACTGATATGATTTTAATGGGAACTAAAAAGGTTTATACTAAAGTTATAAAAGTTCTACGGCAACAGCCTTTTGGTTTAAAAGAAACAGCAGATTTACTCATAAAAACCTTAGCTGGATATGATGAGCAATTAAACTCTATTTCTGGTGATGGATATGAATTTGAATTTGGCAAGAGAACATATGTAATGGGAATCTTAAATGTAACTCCGGATTCATTCTCTGATGGTGGGTCATTTAACCGATTAGAGAAGGCGGTTGAACATGCCAAAGAGATGGTAGCTAATGGTGTAGATATTATCGATATTGGTGGTGAATCTACTCGACCTGGCTGTGATCCAGTATCTTTAGAGGATGAGTTAGAGAGAGTGATACCAGTAATTGAGCGTTTAAGCGATGAGGTAGATGTACCGATCTCTATTGATACTTATAAAAGTGAAGTAGGGAAGGTAGCTTTAGAAGCTGGTGCTCATATTATTAATGATATTACAGGTTTTAAAGAAGATCCAGAATTAGCTAAGGTTGCTGCTGATCATGATGCACCAGTAATAGTAATGCATATTCAAGGTGAGCCAAGGAATATGCAACAAAATCCAACTTATGAGGATTTGATTTCAGAGGTTTTAGAGTATTTACAAGAGAGTATAGATATTGCCATAGAAGCTGGAGTTAAACGTAAAAAGATTATTATCGATCCAGGGATAGGCTTTGGGAAGACTCTTGACCATAATTTAGAAATCATGGATCGCCTAGCTGAATTTAAAAGTCTAGGACTGCCAATTTTATTAGGGACTTCTCGTAAATCAATGATTGGTAATACTTTAGACTTACCAGTTGATGAGCGTGTGGAAGGAACAGCAGCAACTGTAAGTATTGGGATTGCTAATGGAGCAGATATAATTAGAGTTCATGATGTAAAAGAAATGAATAGAGTCGCTAAAATGACAGATGCTATGGTAAGGAGATGA
- a CDS encoding HD domain-containing protein produces MKRLNKLINSPKYNQYLKKNSQSEEDRIFCKHNWEHLINVGRITYVMVLERNVGEELFKKLQLEAKVELKEVIYTAAFLHDIGRWKEYKTGEDHAQISAELAVDLLERHGFTTLEQKAILRAIKEHRGEVNSKKSILGRLICEADNLSRNCKSCSARQSCKGIKNPKIKY; encoded by the coding sequence ATGAAAAGGTTAAATAAGTTAATCAATAGTCCAAAGTATAATCAGTATCTTAAGAAAAATTCCCAATCTGAAGAAGATAGAATTTTCTGTAAACATAATTGGGAACATTTAATTAATGTGGGCAGGATTACTTATGTAATGGTCCTTGAGCGAAACGTAGGTGAAGAACTATTTAAGAAATTGCAATTAGAAGCTAAAGTTGAATTAAAAGAAGTAATTTATACTGCAGCTTTTTTACATGATATTGGTCGATGGAAAGAATATAAAACTGGGGAAGATCATGCTCAAATAAGTGCGGAATTAGCTGTTGATTTATTGGAAAGACATGGTTTTACTACTTTAGAACAGAAAGCAATTTTAAGAGCTATTAAGGAACACCGAGGAGAAGTTAATTCTAAGAAGTCAATCTTGGGAAGATTAATTTGTGAGGCTGATAATTTATCACGAAATTGTAAATCATGTTCTGCTCGTCAATCTTGTAAGGGAATAAAGAATCCTAAGATTAAATATTAA
- the larC2 gene encoding nickel pincer cofactor biosynthesis protein LarC2 gives MKVAYFNLNQGIDGRDIFLALVDLGLKLDKVENELAKLDLNKLGIDIDGSFELLDVNQKSQLKAELENKELEYLEVKELISNSSLEDKIKNKGLVIIKDFFKTKNKAPVWEVIQLLFFTIGILIGIYSLHIEKIYASAICIGNYPKRDVLEMLKGCTTFSNSEEQELVTEIGAAIIINLVDKFGEQPKMILGETGYGVVSNQDRIELRITLGELKDIKKYSQDEIITIEANIDDMNQEFYDYIIDRLLEEGALDVYLTSIQMKKNRPAQKLTVLINEEDLNMILKVIFTETTTLGVRINKQQRYKLNRRFITVKVGSQEVRVKLGYIGNQTLNIAPEYDSCKEVAIKTGISLSEVYHQAIIEAKKFNN, from the coding sequence GTGAAGGTGGCATATTTTAATTTAAATCAAGGTATTGATGGAAGAGATATTTTTTTAGCATTAGTAGATTTAGGTTTAAAGTTAGATAAAGTAGAGAATGAATTAGCCAAATTAGATTTGAATAAATTAGGAATTGATATTGATGGAAGTTTTGAATTATTAGATGTTAATCAGAAATCACAATTAAAAGCAGAGTTAGAGAATAAAGAGTTAGAGTATTTAGAAGTTAAGGAGTTAATTAGTAATTCCAGTTTAGAAGATAAGATTAAGAATAAAGGGTTAGTAATAATTAAAGATTTTTTTAAAACTAAAAATAAAGCTCCAGTTTGGGAAGTAATTCAATTATTATTTTTTACAATTGGAATTTTAATTGGAATTTATTCTTTGCATATTGAAAAGATATATGCTTCAGCAATTTGTATAGGAAACTATCCTAAAAGAGATGTTTTAGAAATGTTAAAAGGATGTACAACATTTTCAAATAGTGAAGAGCAGGAATTAGTCACAGAAATAGGGGCAGCTATCATAATTAATTTAGTTGATAAGTTCGGAGAACAACCTAAGATGATTTTAGGTGAGACTGGGTATGGAGTAGTGTCTAATCAAGATAGGATAGAGTTAAGAATTACTTTAGGTGAATTAAAGGATATAAAGAAATATTCTCAGGATGAAATTATTACTATTGAAGCTAATATAGATGATATGAATCAAGAGTTTTATGATTATATTATAGATAGGTTATTAGAAGAAGGAGCCTTAGATGTATATTTAACTTCAATTCAAATGAAGAAGAATCGTCCTGCTCAGAAGTTGACAGTACTAATAAATGAAGAAGATCTTAATATGATTTTGAAGGTTATCTTTACTGAGACTACAACTTTAGGTGTTCGAATAAATAAACAACAGAGATATAAGTTAAATAGAAGATTTATAACAGTTAAGGTAGGTTCTCAAGAGGTTAGAGTGAAGTTAGGATACATAGGAAATCAAACTTTAAATATTGCACCTGAATATGATTCATGTAAAGAGGTAGCTATTAAAACAGGTATATCTTTATCAGAAGTATATCATCAAGCCATAATTGAAGCTAAAAAATTCAATAATTAA